One Diospyros lotus cultivar Yz01 chromosome 1, ASM1463336v1, whole genome shotgun sequence genomic window carries:
- the LOC127812618 gene encoding cleavage and polyadenylation specificity factor subunit 2 isoform X2, giving the protein MGTSVQVKPLSGVYNENPLSYVVSIDGFNFLVDCGWNDHFDPSILEPLSRVASSIDAVLLSYPDTLHLGALPYAVKQLGLSAPIYSTEPVHRLGLLTMYDQYLSRKQVSEFDLFSLDDIDSAFQGVTRLTYSQNYHLPEKGEGIVIAPHVAGHLLGGTVWRITKDGEDVIYAVDFNHRKERHLNGTLLESFVRPAVLITDAYNALNNQPSRRQRDQEFLDVILKTLRAEGNVLLPVDTAGRVLELLLILEQYWAQNHLTYPIFFLNYVASSTIDYVKSFLEWMSDTIAKSFEHTRDNAFLLKHITLLINKSDLEKVPDSPKIVLASMASLEAGSSHDIFVEWAADAKNLVLFTERGQFGTLARMLQADPPPKAVKVTMSKRVPLVGDELAAYEEEQNRIKKEEALKASLVKEEESKASHGSDDIMGDAMVVDASSTRTLSDVVGRHSGAYRDIFIDGFVLPSSSIAPMFPFYENSSEWDDFGETINPDDYIIKEEDMDQGAMQVGDLDGKLDEGSASLILDTTPSKVIYNELTVLVHGSAEATEHLKQHCLKNVCPHVYAPQIEETIDVTSDLCAYKVQLSEKLMSNVLFKKLGDYEVAWIDAEVGKSESGTLSLLPLSKPAPPHKTVFVGDIKLADLKQFLSSKGVQVEFGGGALRCGEYTTIRKVGDSTQKGGGAGIQQIILEGPLIEEYYKIRDHLYSQFYSV; this is encoded by the exons atgggaacGTCGGTGCAGGTGAAGCCACTGTCGGGAGTATATAACGAAAATCCGCTATCATACGTTGTCTCAATCGACGGCTTCAACTTTCTCGTCGACTGTGGATGGAACGACCACTTTGATCCCTCCATCCTTGAACCCCTCTCCAG GGTTGCTTCAAGCATAGACGCAGTCTTGCTATCATATCCAGATACTCTTCACCTTGGTGCATTACCATATGCTGTAAAACAACTTGGACTCTCCGCTCCTATTTATTCAACAGAGCCTGTGCATAGGTTAGGCCTGCTGACTATGTACGATCAGTATCTATCGCGAAAG CAAGTATCAGAATTTGATTTGTTTTCACTGGATGATATTGATTCTGCTTTCCAAGGTGTGACCAGATTGACCTACTCCCAGAATTATCATCTCCCTG aGAAAGGGGAAGGAATAGTTATTGCTCCTCATGTTGCTGGTCATCTATTGGGCGGTACTGTTTGGAGGATTACAAAAGATGGGGAGGATGTTATCTATGCTGTTGACTTCAACCATCGCAAAGAAAG GCATTTGAATGGAACTCTTCTAGAATCATTTGTCCGACCTGCTGTTCTAATAACTGATGCCTACAATGCTTTAAATAACCAGCCTTCTAGACGTCAGAGGGATCAAGAATTTCTGG ATGTTATTCTGAAGACTCTTAGAGCAGAGGGCAATGTACTACTACCCGTTGACACTGCTGGTCGTGTATTAGAGCTACTTTTAATATTGGAACAG TATTGGGCCCAGAATCACTTGACTTAtcccatcttcttcctcaattatGTTGCATCAAGCACAATTGATTACGTGAAGAGTTTCCTTGAGTGGATGAGTGATACTATAGCAAAGTCATTTGAACACACTCGTGACAATGCTTTCCTTCTAAA GCATATCACTCTCTTAATCAACAAGAGTGACCTGGAGAAAGTTCCAGACAGTCCAAAG ATTGTTCTAGCATCTATGGCCAGTTTGGAGGCAGGTTCCTCTCATGACATATTTGTCGAGTGGGCTGCTGATGCCAAGAATCTTGTGCTTTTTACAGAAAGAGGGCAG TTTGGTACATTAGCCCGCATGCTTCAGGCTGATCCACCTCCTAAAGCTGTTAAAGTCACCATGTCCAAGAGGGTTCCTTTGGTGGGGGACGAGTTAGCTGCTTATGAAGAAGAGCAAAACCGCATAAAAAAGGAGGAAGCTTTAAAAGCTAGCCTTGTCAAGGAAGAGGAATCAAAAGCATCCCATGGATCTGATGATATTATGGGTGATGCAATGGTTGTTGATGCTAGCAGTACTCGCACTTTATCAGATG TTGTTGGTCGGCACTCTGGTGCATACCGGGACATCTTTATTGATGGGTTTGTTCTGCCTTCCTCCAGTATTGCTCCAATGTTTCCCTTTTATGAAAACTCCTCTGAATGGGATGACTTTGGTGAAACCATCAATCCAGATGATTACATAATCAAAGAGGAAGACATGGACCAAGGAGCCATGCAG GTTGGAGATCTGGATGGAAAACTCGATGAAGGATCAGCTAGTTTGATACTTGATACCACGCCTTCAAAAGTCATATATAACGAATTGACC GTCTTGGTGCATGGATCAGCAGAGGCCACTGAACATCTGAAGCAACATTGCTTAAAAAATGTTTGCCCCCATGTATATGCTCCGCAAATTGAAGAAACAATTGATGTCACTTCAGATTTGTGTGCATATAAG GTGCAACTGTCTGAGAAGCTGATGAGTAATGTGCTCTTTAAGAAG CTCGGAGATTATGAAGTAGCTTGGATTGATGCTGAAGTAGGGAAGAGTGAGAGTGGCACGCTCTCTTTGCTTCCTCTATCAAAACCCGCTCCACCACATAAGACGGTCTTTGTTGGTGACATAAAACTGGCAGATTTGAAGCAGTTCCTATCAAGCAAAGGGGTGCAG GTTGAATTTGGCGGTGGAGCCTTACGATGTGGGGAATATACTACCATCCGCAAGGTTGGAGATTCAACTCAGAAG GGTGGTGGTGCTGGTATTCAACAGATCATCCTTGAAGGGCCCTTAATCGAGGAGTACTACAAGATTAGAGACCATCTCTATTCGCAGTTTTATTCTGTTTAG
- the LOC127812618 gene encoding cleavage and polyadenylation specificity factor subunit 2 isoform X1, translating into MGTSVQVKPLSGVYNENPLSYVVSIDGFNFLVDCGWNDHFDPSILEPLSRVASSIDAVLLSYPDTLHLGALPYAVKQLGLSAPIYSTEPVHRLGLLTMYDQYLSRKQVSEFDLFSLDDIDSAFQGVTRLTYSQNYHLPEKGEGIVIAPHVAGHLLGGTVWRITKDGEDVIYAVDFNHRKERHLNGTLLESFVRPAVLITDAYNALNNQPSRRQRDQEFLDVILKTLRAEGNVLLPVDTAGRVLELLLILEQYWAQNHLTYPIFFLNYVASSTIDYVKSFLEWMSDTIAKSFEHTRDNAFLLKHITLLINKSDLEKVPDSPKIVLASMASLEAGSSHDIFVEWAADAKNLVLFTERGQFGTLARMLQADPPPKAVKVTMSKRVPLVGDELAAYEEEQNRIKKEEALKASLVKEEESKASHGSDDIMGDAMVVDASSTRTLSDVVGRHSGAYRDIFIDGFVLPSSSIAPMFPFYENSSEWDDFGETINPDDYIIKEEDMDQGAMQVGDLDGKLDEGSASLILDTTPSKVIYNELTVHVKCSLIYMDFEGRSDGRSIKSILAHVAPLKLVLVHGSAEATEHLKQHCLKNVCPHVYAPQIEETIDVTSDLCAYKVQLSEKLMSNVLFKKLGDYEVAWIDAEVGKSESGTLSLLPLSKPAPPHKTVFVGDIKLADLKQFLSSKGVQVEFGGGALRCGEYTTIRKVGDSTQKGGGAGIQQIILEGPLIEEYYKIRDHLYSQFYSV; encoded by the exons atgggaacGTCGGTGCAGGTGAAGCCACTGTCGGGAGTATATAACGAAAATCCGCTATCATACGTTGTCTCAATCGACGGCTTCAACTTTCTCGTCGACTGTGGATGGAACGACCACTTTGATCCCTCCATCCTTGAACCCCTCTCCAG GGTTGCTTCAAGCATAGACGCAGTCTTGCTATCATATCCAGATACTCTTCACCTTGGTGCATTACCATATGCTGTAAAACAACTTGGACTCTCCGCTCCTATTTATTCAACAGAGCCTGTGCATAGGTTAGGCCTGCTGACTATGTACGATCAGTATCTATCGCGAAAG CAAGTATCAGAATTTGATTTGTTTTCACTGGATGATATTGATTCTGCTTTCCAAGGTGTGACCAGATTGACCTACTCCCAGAATTATCATCTCCCTG aGAAAGGGGAAGGAATAGTTATTGCTCCTCATGTTGCTGGTCATCTATTGGGCGGTACTGTTTGGAGGATTACAAAAGATGGGGAGGATGTTATCTATGCTGTTGACTTCAACCATCGCAAAGAAAG GCATTTGAATGGAACTCTTCTAGAATCATTTGTCCGACCTGCTGTTCTAATAACTGATGCCTACAATGCTTTAAATAACCAGCCTTCTAGACGTCAGAGGGATCAAGAATTTCTGG ATGTTATTCTGAAGACTCTTAGAGCAGAGGGCAATGTACTACTACCCGTTGACACTGCTGGTCGTGTATTAGAGCTACTTTTAATATTGGAACAG TATTGGGCCCAGAATCACTTGACTTAtcccatcttcttcctcaattatGTTGCATCAAGCACAATTGATTACGTGAAGAGTTTCCTTGAGTGGATGAGTGATACTATAGCAAAGTCATTTGAACACACTCGTGACAATGCTTTCCTTCTAAA GCATATCACTCTCTTAATCAACAAGAGTGACCTGGAGAAAGTTCCAGACAGTCCAAAG ATTGTTCTAGCATCTATGGCCAGTTTGGAGGCAGGTTCCTCTCATGACATATTTGTCGAGTGGGCTGCTGATGCCAAGAATCTTGTGCTTTTTACAGAAAGAGGGCAG TTTGGTACATTAGCCCGCATGCTTCAGGCTGATCCACCTCCTAAAGCTGTTAAAGTCACCATGTCCAAGAGGGTTCCTTTGGTGGGGGACGAGTTAGCTGCTTATGAAGAAGAGCAAAACCGCATAAAAAAGGAGGAAGCTTTAAAAGCTAGCCTTGTCAAGGAAGAGGAATCAAAAGCATCCCATGGATCTGATGATATTATGGGTGATGCAATGGTTGTTGATGCTAGCAGTACTCGCACTTTATCAGATG TTGTTGGTCGGCACTCTGGTGCATACCGGGACATCTTTATTGATGGGTTTGTTCTGCCTTCCTCCAGTATTGCTCCAATGTTTCCCTTTTATGAAAACTCCTCTGAATGGGATGACTTTGGTGAAACCATCAATCCAGATGATTACATAATCAAAGAGGAAGACATGGACCAAGGAGCCATGCAG GTTGGAGATCTGGATGGAAAACTCGATGAAGGATCAGCTAGTTTGATACTTGATACCACGCCTTCAAAAGTCATATATAACGAATTGACC GTTCATGTGAAGTGTTCATTGATATACATGGATTTTGAGGGCCGTTCTGATGGCCgttcaattaaatcaattctGGCCCATGTGGCTCCATTAAAGctt GTCTTGGTGCATGGATCAGCAGAGGCCACTGAACATCTGAAGCAACATTGCTTAAAAAATGTTTGCCCCCATGTATATGCTCCGCAAATTGAAGAAACAATTGATGTCACTTCAGATTTGTGTGCATATAAG GTGCAACTGTCTGAGAAGCTGATGAGTAATGTGCTCTTTAAGAAG CTCGGAGATTATGAAGTAGCTTGGATTGATGCTGAAGTAGGGAAGAGTGAGAGTGGCACGCTCTCTTTGCTTCCTCTATCAAAACCCGCTCCACCACATAAGACGGTCTTTGTTGGTGACATAAAACTGGCAGATTTGAAGCAGTTCCTATCAAGCAAAGGGGTGCAG GTTGAATTTGGCGGTGGAGCCTTACGATGTGGGGAATATACTACCATCCGCAAGGTTGGAGATTCAACTCAGAAG GGTGGTGGTGCTGGTATTCAACAGATCATCCTTGAAGGGCCCTTAATCGAGGAGTACTACAAGATTAGAGACCATCTCTATTCGCAGTTTTATTCTGTTTAG